One stretch of Desulfovibrio sp. UCD-KL4C DNA includes these proteins:
- a CDS encoding glutamine--tRNA ligase/YqeY domain fusion protein — MSDNITESTVPKNFIAAIIEKDNETGKYDGRVATRFPPEPNGYLHIGHAKSICLNFGLAKGFGGTCNLRFDDTNPSKEEVEYVDSIKEDVHWLGFDWDDRLFYSSNYFDQLYAFAVQLIKDGKAYVDSLSAEEIREYRGTLTEPGKDSPYRTRSIEENLDLFTRMKNGEFADGEHLLRAKIDMASPNVIMRDPALYRIRKVDHHRTGDKWCIYPMYDFTHCLSDSLEKITHSVCTLEFENNRPLYDWVLENLGVYRPQQIEFARLNLSYTVMSKRRLIQLVEEGHVSGWDDPRMSTISGMRRRGYPAAAIRNFCERIGVAKATNMVDFALLEFSVREELNAHSPRYMGVINPLKVVIENYPEDKTEEFEFQNNPEDPEAGTRMVPFSKVLYIERDDFMEDAPKKFFRLAPGREVRLRYAYYIKCTDVIKDENGEVVELRCTYDPESKGGGTPDGRKVKGTLHWVSVAHAKEVEVRLYEHLFTKENPMDNKDGSDFKDHINPDSLKILPKCYVEPVLGDAQPGFKCQFERIGYFCVDKDSTPEKTVFNRTSTLRDTWKKIEKKQNAK; from the coding sequence ATGTCAGATAATATTACAGAATCTACTGTTCCAAAGAATTTTATTGCAGCTATTATTGAGAAAGATAACGAAACCGGAAAGTATGATGGAAGAGTTGCAACACGTTTCCCTCCTGAACCTAATGGTTATCTTCATATCGGACATGCTAAATCCATCTGTTTGAATTTTGGTCTTGCCAAAGGGTTCGGCGGAACTTGCAACCTCAGGTTTGATGATACTAATCCTTCGAAAGAAGAAGTTGAGTATGTTGATTCTATTAAAGAAGATGTTCACTGGCTTGGCTTTGATTGGGATGACCGCCTTTTTTATTCATCAAATTATTTTGATCAGCTTTATGCATTTGCGGTTCAGCTCATTAAAGACGGTAAAGCTTATGTAGACAGCCTCAGCGCTGAAGAAATTCGCGAATATAGAGGTACTTTGACTGAACCTGGCAAAGACAGTCCATATCGCACACGTTCTATTGAAGAAAATCTTGATCTTTTCACGCGGATGAAAAATGGTGAGTTTGCAGATGGTGAACATTTGCTCCGTGCTAAAATTGATATGGCTTCACCAAATGTTATAATGCGAGATCCTGCCTTGTATAGAATACGGAAGGTGGATCATCATCGTACTGGCGATAAGTGGTGTATTTATCCTATGTATGATTTTACCCATTGTCTTTCGGATTCACTTGAAAAAATAACTCATTCTGTCTGTACCTTGGAATTTGAAAATAATCGTCCTTTGTATGATTGGGTTTTGGAAAATTTAGGCGTGTACAGGCCGCAGCAGATCGAGTTTGCAAGACTCAACCTAAGCTATACTGTAATGAGTAAGCGTCGTCTTATTCAACTCGTTGAAGAAGGGCACGTTTCCGGTTGGGATGACCCTAGAATGTCTACAATTTCGGGTATGAGGAGGCGTGGATACCCTGCGGCTGCAATTCGCAATTTCTGTGAACGTATCGGAGTTGCCAAGGCAACTAATATGGTTGACTTTGCTCTGCTTGAGTTTTCCGTTCGCGAAGAGTTAAATGCTCATTCTCCTCGTTATATGGGGGTTATCAATCCTCTTAAGGTTGTCATTGAAAACTATCCTGAGGATAAAACCGAAGAGTTTGAATTCCAGAATAATCCCGAAGATCCTGAGGCCGGAACACGCATGGTTCCGTTTTCAAAGGTTCTCTATATTGAACGGGATGACTTTATGGAAGATGCTCCTAAAAAATTCTTCAGGCTTGCTCCTGGACGTGAAGTTCGTCTTCGCTATGCTTACTACATAAAATGTACAGATGTTATTAAAGATGAGAATGGTGAAGTAGTTGAGCTGCGCTGTACTTATGACCCTGAATCTAAAGGCGGCGGAACCCCAGACGGTAGGAAAGTTAAGGGTACATTGCACTGGGTTTCTGTAGCTCACGCAAAGGAAGTTGAAGTTCGTTTGTATGAACATCTGTTCACCAAAGAAAATCCAATGGATAATAAAGATGGATCAGATTTTAAAGATCATATAAATCCTGACTCGCTTAAAATTCTACCGAAGTGCTATGTTGAACCTGTTCTAGGTGATGCTCAGCCGGGATTTAAATGTCAGTTTGAAAGAATCGGTTATTTTTGCGTAGATAAAGATTCTACTCCTGAAAAAACTGTTTTTAACAGAACTTCTACACTCAGAGATACTTGGAAGAAAATTGAAAAAAAGCAAAATGCTAAATAA
- the hydF gene encoding [FeFe] hydrogenase H-cluster maturation GTPase HydF, giving the protein MSSDIDKGSRLAIAIAGRSNAGKSSIIRALSGIEDDEIIPVEEDEMYPLTRTEIHPLGPVTIYDTDAHIPGNDKARLIKAALYSVDVAVVVTDESGITDEEREITTLLFERGIPCVMVFNKADIRRPSLADMEFCGSRGIRFVATSTVDGRGIERLKKSILALAPEENLLDPVLARDLIGKGDYVICAISDDSSSPKGRLGLPKSQVLREVLDVGGIAVLAKEGELFQTISGQKRRPALVIADWQAVKKVMDIIPKDVPLTTFPIIFARHKGNLEQLVHGANAIDLLKDGDRVLIVEACPHHPKAEDLGKEMIPARIADYSGKKITFESKTGCGLPLDLSSYRLVVHCGACMTDRADMLRRIRDCDRQQVPITNYGLAIAKVDETLNRLIEPFFKEEVADKNVATGKVNVFRGSNSKAMHLVVPDAVYPEKAVPFNLMYLFGDIDITKKSIGFSSLPFAKGGQQKIRKFVEKHGYCFYKWPGRVLGPDLGGMLEPDE; this is encoded by the coding sequence ATGAGTTCTGACATAGATAAAGGTTCCAGACTTGCGATTGCAATTGCCGGAAGGAGTAATGCAGGTAAATCTTCAATAATTAGAGCTCTCTCTGGAATTGAAGATGATGAAATAATTCCTGTTGAAGAAGATGAAATGTATCCTTTAACTAGAACTGAGATCCATCCGCTTGGGCCGGTAACTATTTATGATACTGATGCTCATATTCCGGGAAATGATAAGGCACGATTGATTAAGGCGGCCCTGTACAGTGTGGATGTAGCTGTTGTTGTTACGGACGAATCCGGCATAACAGATGAAGAACGGGAAATTACGACTCTTCTTTTTGAAAGGGGAATTCCTTGTGTGATGGTTTTTAATAAAGCTGACATAAGGCGTCCGAGTCTCGCTGATATGGAATTTTGCGGCTCAAGAGGAATTCGCTTTGTTGCAACTTCGACAGTTGACGGGCGCGGAATAGAACGCCTTAAAAAATCTATACTTGCGTTGGCTCCTGAAGAGAATTTACTAGATCCTGTTCTTGCCCGAGATCTTATCGGTAAGGGGGATTACGTTATTTGTGCTATTTCAGATGACTCGTCCTCGCCTAAAGGGCGACTTGGTCTTCCTAAGTCACAGGTTTTGCGTGAAGTTTTAGATGTCGGAGGGATTGCTGTTCTTGCAAAGGAAGGGGAGCTGTTTCAAACTATTTCCGGTCAGAAAAGACGTCCTGCTTTGGTCATTGCCGATTGGCAAGCCGTTAAAAAGGTAATGGATATTATCCCTAAGGATGTTCCATTAACAACTTTTCCCATTATTTTTGCCCGTCATAAGGGGAACCTTGAGCAGTTGGTTCACGGTGCAAATGCTATTGATCTACTGAAAGATGGTGATAGAGTTTTAATTGTTGAAGCTTGCCCTCATCACCCTAAGGCGGAAGATTTAGGGAAAGAAATGATTCCGGCACGAATTGCGGATTATTCCGGAAAGAAAATAACATTTGAGTCAAAAACAGGATGTGGACTTCCACTTGACCTTTCCAGCTATCGGTTGGTTGTTCATTGCGGAGCCTGTATGACCGATCGCGCAGATATGCTTAGACGCATACGTGATTGTGACAGGCAGCAAGTTCCAATTACAAATTACGGTTTGGCTATTGCAAAGGTTGATGAAACATTGAATCGTCTTATTGAGCCTTTTTTTAAAGAGGAAGTTGCCGATAAGAATGTTGCAACAGGAAAAGTTAATGTTTTCAGAGGGAGCAATTCAAAAGCGATGCACCTTGTTGTTCCTGATGCAGTGTATCCTGAAAAAGCGGTTCCTTTTAATTTGATGTACCTTTTTGGTGACATTGATATTACCAAGAAAAGTATAGGTTTTTCATCGCTTCCTTTTGCTAAAGGCGGGCAGCAAAAGATACGGAAATTTGTTGAGAAACATGGGTATTGCTTCTATAAATGGCCTGGGCGTGTTTTAGGACCGGACCTTGGCGGAATGCTTGAGCCTGATGAATAA
- a CDS encoding response regulator → MFKVPKISYGITLGVLLIMTAILVPLGFFVVTRQYDNSVKALYSRGEGIASFVAFASSEAIIKYQFYRLDELTRGACATKEVGYCAVFKPDGSVYSESGKNISESDGKFLKIEKRILKDGDLLGMVQIEMLTDSADINDRTAKQNFFLIFFSSLLIAGVSINFFLGKFFIDPIVKLSKQAVDIGQNKFGKLKQMERSDEIGELALALNDASDRFSRLNSELEELVAERTIELSEANLNLSEENKERIRVENNLTSVLDELSFAVQELEKAKEKAEKASHFKSEFLAMISHEIRTPMNAILGMGELLIETGLDSEQMGYVEIFRGSGELLLKIINDILDFVQIESGQLDLDPVPFNPSRDVQSVCKSVAHSAHARDIEIICDVDADVPIQVVGDHVRVRQILMNIISNAVKFTFSGEVEVRLSLQSSSENHDQLLFTVRDTGIGISEGKSSTIFDSFVQANSSTSREYGGTGLGLAIASRLAGLMDGKIWFESTRGQGSIFYLSIPFRKFVFENELGVVDFSGTKVLLVDDNNTVREVLARRLQDLGVSVSVAINAGEGSDYLKGAHDRSEQYDLILIDSDMPDMSGVDFFSEVKQNGWLNGLVAIMFSASCTEDDRNYARVVGADFTLIKPVFDVDLVRCLSSVVVPDSNEGEEFCPVLKVLLVEDNEDHRNILELFIQDTGMDVTSVADGFRAVQLFAERKYDLVFMDLNLPVLSGLEAVVKMREIEGAGVIGRARIIALAAHVLGSSQAESFKAGCDGFISKPIKRDTIRSVIMDVAAGRDLSEEFKVSK, encoded by the coding sequence ATGTTTAAAGTCCCTAAAATAAGTTACGGAATTACACTTGGCGTATTGTTGATTATGACTGCGATCTTAGTCCCTTTGGGTTTTTTTGTAGTAACTCGGCAATATGATAATTCTGTTAAAGCTCTTTACTCAAGAGGTGAAGGGATAGCTTCTTTTGTGGCTTTTGCTAGTAGTGAAGCAATTATAAAATATCAATTTTATCGGCTGGATGAACTTACGCGTGGAGCCTGTGCTACTAAAGAAGTTGGTTACTGTGCTGTTTTTAAGCCTGACGGATCGGTATACAGCGAATCAGGAAAAAATATTTCAGAATCTGATGGTAAGTTTTTAAAAATTGAGAAACGCATTTTAAAAGACGGTGATCTGCTGGGGATGGTCCAGATTGAAATGCTGACCGATTCCGCAGATATTAATGATCGTACTGCCAAACAAAATTTTTTCCTTATTTTCTTTTCATCTCTTCTTATTGCAGGTGTCAGTATTAACTTTTTCTTAGGTAAATTTTTTATTGATCCGATTGTTAAATTATCTAAGCAGGCTGTTGATATTGGGCAGAATAAATTTGGTAAGCTCAAACAGATGGAGCGTTCTGACGAAATTGGAGAACTTGCTTTAGCTTTGAATGATGCAAGTGATAGATTTTCGCGGCTTAATTCTGAGCTTGAAGAGTTAGTGGCTGAGAGAACTATTGAGCTCAGTGAGGCTAACCTTAATCTTAGCGAAGAGAATAAAGAGCGTATACGCGTTGAAAATAATTTAACATCCGTTTTGGATGAACTCTCATTTGCTGTTCAGGAACTTGAGAAAGCAAAAGAAAAAGCTGAAAAAGCTAGTCATTTTAAAAGTGAATTTCTTGCCATGATCAGTCATGAAATACGGACTCCGATGAATGCCATTTTAGGTATGGGAGAGTTGCTCATTGAGACCGGCCTTGATTCTGAGCAGATGGGGTACGTTGAAATATTTAGAGGATCAGGGGAGTTACTACTCAAAATTATCAATGATATTTTGGATTTTGTTCAAATAGAATCAGGGCAGCTAGACCTTGACCCCGTCCCTTTTAATCCTTCACGTGATGTTCAGAGCGTATGTAAAAGTGTCGCCCATTCCGCTCATGCCAGAGATATTGAAATTATTTGCGATGTGGATGCGGATGTTCCTATTCAGGTTGTAGGAGACCATGTCAGAGTGCGGCAGATATTAATGAATATTATATCTAATGCTGTTAAATTTACCTTTAGCGGAGAAGTTGAAGTGCGGCTCAGTCTTCAAAGTTCAAGTGAAAATCATGACCAGCTTTTATTTACAGTCAGAGATACGGGAATAGGAATTTCTGAAGGGAAAAGTAGTACTATTTTCGATAGCTTTGTTCAGGCTAACAGCTCAACCAGCCGTGAGTATGGAGGGACTGGCTTAGGGCTTGCCATTGCATCACGTCTCGCCGGATTAATGGACGGAAAAATCTGGTTTGAAAGCACGCGTGGACAGGGAAGTATTTTTTACCTTTCAATTCCATTTAGAAAATTTGTTTTTGAAAATGAACTTGGAGTTGTTGATTTTTCAGGTACTAAAGTTTTGTTGGTTGATGATAATAATACTGTACGGGAAGTTCTTGCCCGCAGACTTCAAGACCTCGGTGTTTCGGTTTCTGTCGCTATAAATGCAGGGGAAGGTAGTGATTATCTGAAGGGTGCTCATGATCGTAGTGAACAGTATGATTTAATTTTGATTGATAGCGATATGCCGGATATGTCCGGTGTCGATTTTTTTTCTGAAGTCAAGCAAAACGGTTGGCTTAATGGGCTTGTTGCAATAATGTTTTCGGCTAGTTGTACAGAAGATGACCGCAATTATGCCAGAGTAGTCGGTGCTGATTTCACCTTGATCAAACCTGTATTCGACGTTGATCTTGTCCGGTGTCTGTCCAGCGTAGTTGTGCCGGATAGCAACGAAGGTGAAGAATTTTGCCCTGTATTAAAAGTTCTACTAGTTGAAGATAACGAGGATCACCGTAATATTTTGGAACTGTTTATACAAGACACAGGGATGGACGTGACATCTGTTGCTGATGGGTTTAGAGCTGTTCAATTATTTGCAGAGAGGAAATACGATCTTGTTTTTATGGATTTGAATCTTCCGGTGCTAAGCGGGCTTGAAGCTGTAGTAAAGATGCGTGAAATAGAGGGAGCAGGAGTCATCGGTCGAGCTAGAATTATTGCGCTTGCAGCTCATGTTCTGGGTAGTTCACAAGCTGAAAGCTTTAAGGCTGGATGTGACGGGTTTATTTCTAAACCGATTAAGAGAGATACGATTCGTTCTGTTATTATGGATGTCGCCGCGGGCCGAGATCTTTCAGAAGAATTTAAAGTTTCAAAGTAA
- a CDS encoding Hpt domain-containing protein — MSKKMLIIDESVKSLIPHFVVHQFAELDIMEKSLKAGDLEEISRLGHSLKGAAANFSLDPLCKLGAAIQDVAKLKMTDSLAPLLAKYRMYLEELKSMQD, encoded by the coding sequence ATGAGTAAAAAAATGTTAATTATTGATGAAAGTGTGAAATCTTTGATTCCTCATTTTGTCGTTCATCAATTCGCTGAATTGGATATTATGGAAAAGAGTCTTAAAGCTGGTGATTTAGAAGAAATCAGTAGGTTGGGGCATAGTTTGAAAGGAGCAGCCGCAAACTTTAGTCTGGACCCCCTTTGTAAGCTTGGAGCGGCTATTCAGGATGTAGCTAAATTAAAAATGACCGATTCGCTTGCACCGCTGCTTGCCAAGTATCGCATGTATCTTGAAGAATTAAAATCGATGCAGGATTGA
- a CDS encoding DUF2156 domain-containing protein codes for MSYSTLQRGMNYAICDSIGYIAWVNIKNLFSPTNHAVILTNPVAPPSLQGLFVDSLQKIFKKMTLIQIDEQLAETLYGFGYKIYQLGIESELDIKSFSLEGRSKASLRRWRNKSLKAGVEIEEQKLSAINKKEINDLCQDWLQHKGGKELSFLTRPLPDKDEIDGRFFWARQHGKLIGVAGFDPIYSEGDIIGYYHNFDRISSDAVNGTSAMTVLAAVEKFRRENKNILSLGLSPLAGLQTGYDLNKPLEKISKFIFKHGEKLYPFKGNAQHKAKYSGKTKRVFVASSARWYDTMIAAASACGLQIKPNN; via the coding sequence ATGTCGTATTCGACACTGCAACGCGGAATGAACTACGCAATATGTGATTCAATCGGCTATATTGCATGGGTTAATATTAAAAATCTATTTTCTCCAACAAATCATGCAGTTATACTGACTAACCCCGTAGCTCCGCCATCTTTACAGGGGTTGTTTGTAGATTCGCTGCAAAAAATTTTCAAAAAAATGACTTTAATTCAAATCGATGAACAACTGGCAGAAACGCTTTACGGTTTCGGTTACAAAATTTATCAGCTGGGGATTGAAAGTGAGCTTGATATCAAATCTTTTTCACTCGAAGGCCGGAGTAAGGCCTCGCTCAGGCGGTGGCGCAATAAATCTCTAAAAGCTGGAGTGGAAATTGAAGAACAAAAATTATCAGCAATTAATAAAAAAGAAATAAATGATCTGTGTCAGGATTGGTTGCAGCATAAAGGCGGAAAAGAACTCTCTTTTCTAACACGACCTTTACCGGATAAAGATGAAATTGATGGAAGGTTTTTCTGGGCAAGGCAACATGGTAAATTAATTGGGGTTGCAGGTTTCGATCCGATATATTCAGAAGGGGATATTATCGGGTATTATCACAACTTTGACCGTATTAGTTCCGATGCAGTAAATGGAACATCGGCTATGACAGTACTCGCGGCTGTTGAAAAATTCCGTAGAGAAAATAAAAACATATTGAGCCTGGGGTTATCTCCGCTTGCAGGTTTACAAACAGGATATGATTTGAATAAGCCGCTAGAAAAAATATCAAAATTTATCTTCAAGCATGGAGAAAAACTTTACCCTTTCAAAGGGAATGCTCAGCACAAAGCTAAATATTCAGGAAAAACAAAAAGAGTTTTCGTTGCAAGCAGTGCAAGATGGTACGATACAATGATAGCTGCGGCCAGCGCCTGCGGATTACAGATTAAGCCGAATAATTGA
- a CDS encoding bile acid:sodium symporter family protein codes for MIYSFCKFIERHFLLLAVVLSAAAYIDPALFTWLKPHIALCLGIIMFGMGLTLEIEDFTLAIKNYKAVGLGVLLQYTVMPVLAVILSSLLGLPQEALIGMVVVGACPGGTASNVIAHLAKANVALSVTLTLISTCLAPILTPVIIYLVLHQQIEIPFIPMVKSVFWIVIFPLVDGLVLRKILRNKIDPIIHVFPSLSILVISLLIACIIGLNHDMLATYPLLVLVAVALHNLGGLTAGYCGGRIVKLSHKDSVTLAIEVGMQNSGLGVALATKYFGASSALPGALFSLWHNISGVFIANRNRARANQ; via the coding sequence ATGATTTATTCTTTTTGTAAATTTATCGAACGCCATTTTTTGTTACTGGCTGTCGTGCTCAGTGCTGCCGCATATATAGATCCAGCATTGTTTACATGGCTTAAGCCTCATATAGCCTTATGTCTTGGAATTATTATGTTTGGCATGGGACTGACTCTTGAGATTGAAGATTTTACTTTAGCCATTAAAAACTACAAGGCTGTGGGGCTGGGGGTTCTTTTACAGTATACTGTCATGCCTGTTTTGGCTGTGATACTGTCCTCGTTACTCGGCTTGCCGCAGGAGGCTTTGATCGGAATGGTCGTTGTAGGAGCCTGCCCCGGTGGTACTGCATCCAATGTTATTGCTCACCTTGCTAAAGCAAATGTTGCTCTTTCAGTAACACTGACCTTGATCTCAACCTGCCTGGCTCCAATTCTTACTCCTGTGATTATTTATCTGGTTTTGCACCAACAGATTGAAATACCTTTTATACCGATGGTTAAATCCGTTTTTTGGATTGTCATTTTTCCACTTGTTGACGGGCTTGTACTCAGAAAAATTTTACGCAATAAAATTGACCCCATAATACATGTTTTTCCGAGTCTTTCGATTCTGGTAATATCTTTATTGATTGCGTGTATTATCGGTCTTAATCATGACATGTTGGCAACTTATCCATTGCTTGTTTTAGTTGCCGTTGCACTTCATAATCTGGGAGGGCTCACTGCCGGATATTGTGGAGGGAGAATAGTGAAATTGTCACATAAAGATAGTGTTACTCTTGCTATCGAAGTCGGAATGCAGAATTCCGGACTCGGGGTTGCCTTGGCTACGAAATATTTTGGCGCATCCAGTGCCTTGCCGGGGGCTCTTTTTAGCTTGTGGCATAATATTTCTGGAGTTTTTATCGCAAATCGAAACAGGGCAAGAGCCAATCAGTAA
- a CDS encoding DUF523 domain-containing protein yields MIVVSGCLAGISCKYSGTDCADEKVLELVRHGKAIPVCPEQLGGLPTPRPCCELFEGRVVTTLGIDVTEQFLKGAEEGLRLAKLVGAEKAILKSRSPSCGCGKIYDGTFNGKLINGDGLFTVMLKKNGIKVESI; encoded by the coding sequence ATGATAGTTGTCTCTGGATGTCTTGCGGGAATTAGCTGTAAATATAGCGGAACAGATTGTGCTGATGAAAAGGTTCTTGAGCTTGTCAGGCACGGGAAGGCTATCCCTGTATGCCCTGAACAGTTGGGAGGTTTGCCAACGCCAAGACCTTGCTGTGAGCTTTTTGAAGGAAGAGTGGTTACAACTCTCGGTATAGATGTAACCGAGCAGTTTTTAAAAGGTGCAGAAGAAGGTTTGCGGTTGGCAAAGCTTGTCGGTGCGGAAAAAGCCATTCTTAAGTCCCGTTCTCCGTCATGCGGATGCGGGAAGATATATGACGGAACTTTCAACGGTAAGCTTATCAACGGTGACGGGTTGTTCACTGTAATGCTTAAAAAGAATGGAATAAAAGTAGAATCAATCTAA
- a CDS encoding YkgJ family cysteine cluster protein, whose product MKECKQCGTCCRKGGPALHSQDLQLLDNEGGIDLTDIVTLRKGEMAYDQPEGAVVPLKSEILKIKGTGNEWVCKFLAPSTQACRIYKNRPLECQVLFCGDTEPLLKIYDKNRITRKDVLPEGHPVFEIIEEHDQKCSPQKLAELAKKILENWENSAELQVDLLEMLVYDKSIRDLLVEKSGLPADSMDFFFGRSLNRVISGFGIIATPNGNSFSLRKTKGSA is encoded by the coding sequence ATGAAAGAATGCAAACAATGTGGAACCTGCTGTCGTAAAGGCGGCCCAGCTCTTCACTCGCAAGACCTCCAGCTTCTAGACAATGAAGGGGGAATTGATCTGACAGACATAGTCACACTCAGAAAAGGTGAAATGGCTTACGACCAACCTGAAGGAGCAGTCGTCCCGCTGAAAAGTGAAATTCTGAAAATAAAGGGAACCGGAAATGAATGGGTCTGTAAATTTTTAGCTCCTTCAACTCAGGCTTGTCGGATATATAAAAATAGACCCTTAGAATGTCAGGTCCTTTTTTGTGGAGATACTGAGCCTCTTTTAAAAATTTATGACAAAAACAGAATTACCAGAAAAGACGTGCTCCCTGAAGGTCACCCTGTCTTCGAAATTATTGAAGAACACGACCAGAAGTGCTCTCCTCAAAAATTAGCAGAGCTGGCTAAAAAGATTCTTGAAAACTGGGAAAACAGTGCAGAATTACAAGTAGATCTTCTTGAAATGCTGGTTTACGATAAATCAATAAGAGATTTACTTGTTGAAAAATCAGGATTACCTGCAGATTCAATGGATTTCTTTTTCGGAAGGTCTTTAAACAGAGTAATTTCAGGATTTGGAATTATCGCTACCCCTAACGGTAATTCTTTTTCACTTCGCAAAACTAAAGGAAGTGCATAA
- the dsrA gene encoding dissimilatory-type sulfite reductase subunit alpha yields MAKHKTPLLDQLESGPWPSFVSDLKLEAAARAKNEKNVNYQIPVEVCEDLLGVLELSYNDGETHWKHGGIVGVFGYGGGVIGRYCDQPEAFPGVAHFHTVRVAQPTGKYYNTKFLRQLADIWDMRGSGLTNMHGSTGDIVFLGTTTPQLEEIFYELTHDLNVDLGGSGSNLRTPAACLGKSRCEYACYDTQAICYDMTMEFQDELHRPAFPYKFKFKFDGCPNSCVCALARSDFSVVGIWRDEIRIDQEAVAAYVGGEFAPNAGAHSGGNWGKFDIQSEVCDNCPSKCITYADGKLSINDKECVHCMHCINTMPRALMIGNDRGASILCGAKAPILDGPQLSSLLIPFIKVEEPFTEVKDVVENIWDWWMEEGKNRERLGETMRRMGFQKLLEVTNTKADARHVQEPRHNPYIFWKADEVDGPWERDVNEYRKRHQR; encoded by the coding sequence ATGGCGAAACACAAAACTCCCTTGTTGGACCAGCTAGAAAGCGGGCCCTGGCCTAGCTTTGTGTCTGACTTGAAGCTGGAAGCAGCCGCTAGAGCTAAAAACGAGAAGAACGTGAATTATCAGATTCCCGTTGAAGTCTGTGAAGACCTTCTTGGTGTTCTGGAGTTGTCTTACAACGACGGTGAAACACATTGGAAGCACGGCGGAATCGTAGGCGTATTTGGTTACGGTGGTGGCGTTATTGGTCGTTATTGTGACCAGCCTGAAGCATTTCCTGGCGTAGCTCATTTCCACACTGTTCGTGTGGCACAGCCTACAGGTAAGTACTATAACACCAAATTCTTGCGTCAGCTCGCCGATATCTGGGATATGCGCGGATCCGGTCTGACCAACATGCATGGTTCTACAGGTGACATCGTCTTCCTTGGAACAACCACTCCTCAGCTCGAAGAAATTTTCTACGAACTGACACATGATCTAAACGTAGACCTTGGTGGCTCCGGCTCCAACCTACGTACACCTGCAGCATGTCTTGGTAAATCACGTTGTGAGTATGCTTGTTATGATACTCAGGCAATTTGTTATGATATGACCATGGAATTCCAGGATGAACTTCATCGTCCAGCATTCCCCTACAAGTTCAAATTTAAATTTGATGGTTGTCCTAACAGCTGTGTTTGCGCACTTGCTCGTTCTGACTTCTCAGTTGTAGGTATCTGGCGTGATGAAATCCGCATCGACCAGGAAGCTGTAGCAGCATATGTTGGTGGCGAATTCGCTCCTAACGCTGGTGCTCATTCCGGTGGTAACTGGGGTAAATTTGATATTCAGTCTGAAGTTTGTGACAACTGCCCAAGCAAATGTATTACTTACGCTGACGGCAAACTCTCAATCAACGACAAAGAATGTGTGCATTGTATGCATTGTATCAACACCATGCCTCGTGCATTGATGATTGGTAACGATCGCGGTGCATCTATCCTCTGTGGTGCTAAAGCTCCTATTCTTGACGGTCCTCAGCTCAGCTCACTTCTTATTCCTTTCATTAAGGTTGAAGAGCCTTTCACTGAAGTTAAAGACGTTGTTGAAAACATTTGGGACTGGTGGATGGAAGAAGGTAAAAACCGTGAGCGCCTTGGTGAAACCATGCGTCGCATGGGCTTCCAGAAACTTCTCGAAGTTACCAACACCAAAGCTGATGCAAGACACGTACAGGAACCTAGACACAACCCTTACATCTTCTGGAAAGCAGATGAGGTTGATGGTCCTTGGGAACGTGACGTTAACGAATACAGAAAAAGACACCAGAGATAA